The stretch of DNA TGGTGCACGACGGTGGCGTCGACGCCGAACACCTTGCGGATCAGCTCGGGGTTGAGGACTTCCGCCGGGCTGCCCGTGGCGACCAGAGAGCCGGCGCTCAGGACGGCGATGCTGTCGCAGGCGGCGGCCGCCAGGTTGAGGTCGTGCAGGGCCGTGAGCACCGTGAGGCCCGATCCGCGCAGGAAGGAGAGGAGCTCCACCTGGTGGCGGATGTCCAGGTGGTTGGTCGGCTCGTCGAGGACCAGGACGCGCGGTTCCTGGACGAGGGCGCGCGCAACGAGCACGCGCTGCCGCTCGCCGCCGGAGAGGGTGAGCACGCTGCGGTCCGCGAGGTGGGTGACGTCGAGGCGGTCCATCGCCTCTCGGCACAGGGCGCGTTCGCGTGCGGTGAGGGGCTGGTTGCCGCGTGCGTGCGGGGCGCGGCCGAGGGCCACGACTTCCTCGACGGTGAAGTCGAGTTCGGTGTGGCTCTCCTGAGTGAGCGCGGCGATCGACCGGGCACTGTCGCGCAGCTTGAGGGAGGTGAGGTCCGCGCCGTCCAGGAGCACGGCTCCCGACGTCGGCTTCAGCGCCCGGTAGACGCAGCGCAGGGCGGTGGACTTGCCGCTGCCGTTCGGGCCGACGAGCCCGACGATCCGCCCGGCCGCCACCTCGATGTTCAACCGGTCGACCAGAGCACGCCCCGCCGCCTCGACCGAGAGCTCCCGCAGTACGAGGGTCATCTACCGCCCTCCGAACAGATAGCCGCGGCGCCGCATCAGCACGATGAACACCGGTACGCCGATGAGCGCGGTGATGACCCCGAGCGGCAGTTCCTCGGGGGCGAAGGCGGTACGGGCGACGAGATCGACCCAGACCAGGAAGCAGGCCCCGGCGAGCGGAGCGACGGCAAGGACGCGGCGGTGCGTCGAGCCGACGAGGATGCGCACGACATGCGGCAGGACGAGCCCGACGAAGCCGATCGCGCCGCTGACCGCGACGATCAGGCCGGTGACCGCCGCCGTGAGGAGGAAGAGACGGCGCCGCAGCGCCTCCGCGTCCACGCCCAGACTGGCCGCGGTCTCGTCCCCCAGCGAAAGGACGTCGAGGGAACGGCTCTGGCGCAGCAGCACCACGACCGTCACCAGTACAGCA from Streptomyces sp. BA2 encodes:
- a CDS encoding ABC transporter ATP-binding protein, which encodes MTLVLRELSVEAAGRALVDRLNIEVAAGRIVGLVGPNGSGKSTALRCVYRALKPTSGAVLLDGADLTSLKLRDSARSIAALTQESHTELDFTVEEVVALGRAPHARGNQPLTARERALCREAMDRLDVTHLADRSVLTLSGGERQRVLVARALVQEPRVLVLDEPTNHLDIRHQVELLSFLRGSGLTVLTALHDLNLAAAACDSIAVLSAGSLVATGSPAEVLNPELIRKVFGVDATVVHHPRTGTPQLVYDLAPTGTPAPADALSEGPHS